The following coding sequences are from one Xiphophorus couchianus chromosome 7, X_couchianus-1.0, whole genome shotgun sequence window:
- the LOC114148241 gene encoding uncharacterized protein LOC114148241 isoform X1: MEPNSSRETSSDILTILTYDGRTVTRINVATQTGSRYGDPDFVPKYALPEKKEDYDSSEQRADDESELKISPDNEMLDLHSKGTPHSPTACQEGTVETLTNLDKGESDGESEKEEDQRSVHTPQEHELQSKEDSNEAGCTYSGSYCKQIKVLPSFPLIHLCCEIFNITGQVEVYDISSDFSDYDWFTTEMVTWEDETEISYNSIFSFNVRKERLKELPLVRRYKNGKIFILVFQDGTGHVCYPSGRLAILVATSHSTNSSCVVVLENEIDEPPIKALFTSREQTCFHENGNIWVNLTSRGGTLFSETGDLKKHWKWQENEQHVHAPPCQPMHLTLSPFLKVHIKSQEDISILFNSNKHSVEVHKVASVNAKHVRKKTASVAESLQSYLRQKSPEIKALLQNLQSLVTDQSSATPSKVSPHPADGEAAAASETATLCQQDPP; this comes from the exons ATGGAGCCAAACTCTAGCAG GGAAACCTCATCAGACATTCTCACAATCCTCACATATGATGGGAGGACTGTCACCAGAATCAACGTTGCCACACAAACAGGCAGCAGATATGGAGACCCCG actTTGTGCCAAAATATGCTTTGCCTGAGAAGAAAGAAGATTATGACAGTTCAGAGCAGAGAGCTGACGATGAG aGTGAGTTGAAGATATCCCCAGATAATGAAATGTTGGATTTGCACAGCAAGGGAACTCCCCACTCTCCTACAGCCTGCCAAGAAGGAACAGTAGAGACCTTAACTAATCTTGACAAG ggagAGTCAGATGGAGAgtcagaaaaagaggaagatcaAAGGTCAGTACACACCCCCCAGGAGCATGAGCTGCAGTCAAAAGAGGATTCAAATGAAGCAGGTTGCACATACTCTGGATCATATTGCAAGCAAATTAAGGTTTTACCATCATTTCCTTTAATTCATCTGTGTTGTGAAATCTTTAACATTACAGGACAAGTAGAAGTTTATGACATCTCAAGTGATTTTTCGGATTACGATTGGTTCACCACAGAAATGGTGACATGGGaggatgaaacagaaataagcTACAACAGCATCTTCTCTTTCAATGTGAGGAAGGAGAGACTAAAG GAGTTGCCGCTTGTCAGACGCtacaaaaatggcaaaatattcattttggtCTTTCAAGATGGAACTGGACATGTGTG CTATCCATCGGGAAGACTTGCCATCCTCGTGGCAACATCGCATTCAACCAACTCGTCTTGTGTGGTGGTTCTGGAGAATGAAATCGATGAGCCACCGATTAAGGCGCTTTTTACCAGCAGAGAGCAGACCTGCTTTCATGAGAATGGCAacatttg GGTTAATCTTACTTCAAGAGGAGGTACGTTGTTCAGTGAGACGGGAGATCTGAAGAAACACTGGAAGTGGCAGGAGAATGAGCAACATGTTCATGCTCCCCCCTGCCAGCCCATGCACCTCACCCTAAGCCCTTTCCTTAAAGTCCACATCAAATCCCAGGAAGATATCAGCATCCTTTTCAACTCCAATAAACACAGCGTGGAGGTCCACAAAGTGGCTAGTGTGAAC gCGAAACatgtcagaaagaaaacagcGTCAGTGGCTGAGTCGCTTCAGTCTTATCTGAGGCAGAAGAGTCCAGAGATCAAGGCGCTGCTCCAGAACCTCCAGTCCCTCGTCACCGATCAAAGCAGCGCAACTCCGTCGAAGGTCAGCCCTCATCCTGCAgatggagaggcagcagctgccAGTGAAACGGCAACACTCTGCCAACAAGACCCCCCATAG
- the LOC114148241 gene encoding glutamate-rich protein 6-like isoform X2 — MEPNSSRETSSDILTILTYDGRTVTRINVATQTGSRYGDPDFVPKYALPEKKEDYDSSEQRADDESELKISPDNEMLDLHSKGTPHSPTACQEGTVETLTNLDKGESDGESEKEEDQRSVHTPQEHELQSKEDSNEAGQVEVYDISSDFSDYDWFTTEMVTWEDETEISYNSIFSFNVRKERLKELPLVRRYKNGKIFILVFQDGTGHVCYPSGRLAILVATSHSTNSSCVVVLENEIDEPPIKALFTSREQTCFHENGNIWVNLTSRGGTLFSETGDLKKHWKWQENEQHVHAPPCQPMHLTLSPFLKVHIKSQEDISILFNSNKHSVEVHKVASVNAKHVRKKTASVAESLQSYLRQKSPEIKALLQNLQSLVTDQSSATPSKVSPHPADGEAAAASETATLCQQDPP, encoded by the exons ATGGAGCCAAACTCTAGCAG GGAAACCTCATCAGACATTCTCACAATCCTCACATATGATGGGAGGACTGTCACCAGAATCAACGTTGCCACACAAACAGGCAGCAGATATGGAGACCCCG actTTGTGCCAAAATATGCTTTGCCTGAGAAGAAAGAAGATTATGACAGTTCAGAGCAGAGAGCTGACGATGAG aGTGAGTTGAAGATATCCCCAGATAATGAAATGTTGGATTTGCACAGCAAGGGAACTCCCCACTCTCCTACAGCCTGCCAAGAAGGAACAGTAGAGACCTTAACTAATCTTGACAAG ggagAGTCAGATGGAGAgtcagaaaaagaggaagatcaAAGGTCAGTACACACCCCCCAGGAGCATGAGCTGCAGTCAAAAGAGGATTCAAATGAAGCAG GACAAGTAGAAGTTTATGACATCTCAAGTGATTTTTCGGATTACGATTGGTTCACCACAGAAATGGTGACATGGGaggatgaaacagaaataagcTACAACAGCATCTTCTCTTTCAATGTGAGGAAGGAGAGACTAAAG GAGTTGCCGCTTGTCAGACGCtacaaaaatggcaaaatattcattttggtCTTTCAAGATGGAACTGGACATGTGTG CTATCCATCGGGAAGACTTGCCATCCTCGTGGCAACATCGCATTCAACCAACTCGTCTTGTGTGGTGGTTCTGGAGAATGAAATCGATGAGCCACCGATTAAGGCGCTTTTTACCAGCAGAGAGCAGACCTGCTTTCATGAGAATGGCAacatttg GGTTAATCTTACTTCAAGAGGAGGTACGTTGTTCAGTGAGACGGGAGATCTGAAGAAACACTGGAAGTGGCAGGAGAATGAGCAACATGTTCATGCTCCCCCCTGCCAGCCCATGCACCTCACCCTAAGCCCTTTCCTTAAAGTCCACATCAAATCCCAGGAAGATATCAGCATCCTTTTCAACTCCAATAAACACAGCGTGGAGGTCCACAAAGTGGCTAGTGTGAAC gCGAAACatgtcagaaagaaaacagcGTCAGTGGCTGAGTCGCTTCAGTCTTATCTGAGGCAGAAGAGTCCAGAGATCAAGGCGCTGCTCCAGAACCTCCAGTCCCTCGTCACCGATCAAAGCAGCGCAACTCCGTCGAAGGTCAGCCCTCATCCTGCAgatggagaggcagcagctgccAGTGAAACGGCAACACTCTGCCAACAAGACCCCCCATAG
- the LOC114147535 gene encoding uncharacterized protein LOC114147535 isoform X2: protein MSLSPSQEEAASSSPESPREGDFSSRQLYDNLESLEEHETCDDKRGPIVNNVPDNYSSSPSETQICASPVTNDLENVRAGISSEEQIEESHSKEPEDSSTSLLEEKLPDSPLFMEVLSLDGRFITLVSTETQTDWEKVEQCFSCTCQVQKEMGPLQIWQDEMYRDAVIVYLEDAGEEEYDSLHLGLPRVLACRREPKFTPRVFKLEIPGIRFRKKKILSKRTPDKTLCEFCQQRNQPYEHYKSISFIRSLQEEVLLDRDIYYEEAKEFEEILQKEKERLERKYSGLAYDLENAMPMIKQEWETVDEGWMKYLHHQRRRRYDVPGMLPLSKDVKYELADSTEKTFPSTFVISKSPEDLDGEPKTTSVIKKFYKDGKIFLIKYFDGSGTVFYPSGNPAIIITPAEDPHFIYIILEDKVKKPSMIGIFTPKGCATCYHSNGLMWLNITSSGGFCFDEKGDLRRRWNWLYFDPHVHNLPFKPLISAMGPCICIHIHSQECVYVNFSHKERHVRFNVGSELKLTCPESHGIPGQSILEGDIQIQKTKIYCLLDQMQTCISHPLAKMQNIKPHYRFIARLEQLTKKMEARNSLKNTEPNSN, encoded by the exons ATGAGTCTGTCTCCGTCCCAGGAAGAAGCTGCCTCTTCCTCTCCTGAGAGTCCCAGAGAAGGTGACTTCTCCTCTCGACAGCTTTATGACAACTTGGAGAGCCTGGAGGAGCATGAGACATGTGACGACAAGAGAGGCCCCATTGTTAATAACGTACCCGACAACTACTCCAGCTCCCCTTCGGAAACTCAGATCTGTGCTTCGCCAGTGACAAATGACCTTGAGAATGTACGTGCTGGCATTTCTTCCGAGGAGCAGATTGAAGAAA GCCACTCAAAAGAACCAGAAGATTCAAGTACATCGTTGTTAGAAGAGAAACT CCCAGACTCACCACTTTTCATGGAGGTCTTATCACTGGATGGAAGATTTATTACTCTGGTGAGCACTGAAACGCAGACAGATTGGGAGAAGGTGGAGCAGTGCTTCTCTTGCACCTGTCAAG TTCAAAAGGAAATGGGGCCTCTCCAGATATGGCAAGATGAAATGTACAGGGACGCTGTCATAGTGTATTTGGAG GATGCAGGAGAGGAGGAGTATGATAGTCTTCATCTGGGACTCCCTCGTGTTCTAGCATGCAGACGAGAGCCAAAATTCACTCCTCGTGTTTTCAAG CTGGAGATTCCAGGAATTAGGTTCAGGAAGAAGAAAATTCTTTCTAAAAGAACTCCTGACAAAACTCTGTGTGAGTTCTGCCAGCAGCGTAATCAACCCTATGAGCATTATAAGTCAATTTCATTCATCAGATCACTGCAAGAGGAGGTCCTCTTAGACAGA GACATCTATTATGAGGAAGCTAAAGAATTTGAGGAAATCTTGCAAAAGGAAAAGGAGAGACTGGAACGGAAATACTCTGGTCTTGCGTATGATCTGGAAAATGCTATGCCTATGATCAAACAGGAGTGGGAGACTGTAGATGAAGGATG GATGAAGTATTTGCATCACCAGAGAAGAAGACGATATGATGTCCCag GCATGCTTCCATTGTCAAAGGATGTAAAATATGAACTTGCTGATTCTACAGAGAAAACGTTTCCTTCTACTTTTGTTATATCAAAGTCGCCAGAAGATCTAGATGGTGAACCGAAG ACAACCAGCGTAATAAAGAAATTCTACAAAGATGGGAAAATTTTTCTGATCAAGTATTTTGATGGATCAGGTACTGTTTT ttatcctTCTGGGAATCCAGCCATCATAATAACCCCAGCAGAAGATCCTCACTTCATTTACATAATCCTAGAGGACAAGGTCAAGAAGCCCAGCATGATAGGCATTTTCACACCTAAAGGCTGCGCTACGTGCTACCATTCCAATGGATTGATGTG gttGAACATAACCTCTAGTGGAGGTTTCTGCTTCGACGAGAAGGGCGATTTGAGGAGGCGTTGGAACTGGTTGTATTTTGACCCACATGTGCACAACCTTCCATTCAAGCCCCTCATCTCCGCCATGGGGCCATGCATCTGTATCCACATACATTCGCAAGAGTGTGTGTATGTTAACTTCTCACACAAGGAAAGGCATGTGCGTTTCAACGTTGGCTCAGAGCTTAAG CTCACTTGCCCAGAAAGCCATGGTATACCAGGCCAAAGCATTTTGGAGGGAGACATCCAAATACAGAAGACAAAGATTTACTGTCTGCTTGACCAGATGCAAACCTGCATATCCCACCCGTTGGCAAAGATGCAGAACATAAAGCCACATTACCGTTTCATCGCCCGGCTGGAACAGCTTACCAAGAAAATGGAAGCAAGGAACTCACTCAAAAACACAGAGCCCAATTCAAATTAA
- the LOC114147535 gene encoding uncharacterized protein LOC114147535 isoform X1: protein MSLSPSQEEAASSSPESPREGDFSSRQLYDNLESLEEHETCDDKRGPIVNNVPDNYSSSPSETQICASPVTNDLENVRAGISSEEQIEESHSKEPEDSSTSLLEEKLSPDSPLFMEVLSLDGRFITLVSTETQTDWEKVEQCFSCTCQVQKEMGPLQIWQDEMYRDAVIVYLEDAGEEEYDSLHLGLPRVLACRREPKFTPRVFKLEIPGIRFRKKKILSKRTPDKTLCEFCQQRNQPYEHYKSISFIRSLQEEVLLDRDIYYEEAKEFEEILQKEKERLERKYSGLAYDLENAMPMIKQEWETVDEGWMKYLHHQRRRRYDVPGMLPLSKDVKYELADSTEKTFPSTFVISKSPEDLDGEPKTTSVIKKFYKDGKIFLIKYFDGSGTVFYPSGNPAIIITPAEDPHFIYIILEDKVKKPSMIGIFTPKGCATCYHSNGLMWLNITSSGGFCFDEKGDLRRRWNWLYFDPHVHNLPFKPLISAMGPCICIHIHSQECVYVNFSHKERHVRFNVGSELKLTCPESHGIPGQSILEGDIQIQKTKIYCLLDQMQTCISHPLAKMQNIKPHYRFIARLEQLTKKMEARNSLKNTEPNSN, encoded by the exons ATGAGTCTGTCTCCGTCCCAGGAAGAAGCTGCCTCTTCCTCTCCTGAGAGTCCCAGAGAAGGTGACTTCTCCTCTCGACAGCTTTATGACAACTTGGAGAGCCTGGAGGAGCATGAGACATGTGACGACAAGAGAGGCCCCATTGTTAATAACGTACCCGACAACTACTCCAGCTCCCCTTCGGAAACTCAGATCTGTGCTTCGCCAGTGACAAATGACCTTGAGAATGTACGTGCTGGCATTTCTTCCGAGGAGCAGATTGAAGAAA GCCACTCAAAAGAACCAGAAGATTCAAGTACATCGTTGTTAGAAGAGAAACT CAGCCCAGACTCACCACTTTTCATGGAGGTCTTATCACTGGATGGAAGATTTATTACTCTGGTGAGCACTGAAACGCAGACAGATTGGGAGAAGGTGGAGCAGTGCTTCTCTTGCACCTGTCAAG TTCAAAAGGAAATGGGGCCTCTCCAGATATGGCAAGATGAAATGTACAGGGACGCTGTCATAGTGTATTTGGAG GATGCAGGAGAGGAGGAGTATGATAGTCTTCATCTGGGACTCCCTCGTGTTCTAGCATGCAGACGAGAGCCAAAATTCACTCCTCGTGTTTTCAAG CTGGAGATTCCAGGAATTAGGTTCAGGAAGAAGAAAATTCTTTCTAAAAGAACTCCTGACAAAACTCTGTGTGAGTTCTGCCAGCAGCGTAATCAACCCTATGAGCATTATAAGTCAATTTCATTCATCAGATCACTGCAAGAGGAGGTCCTCTTAGACAGA GACATCTATTATGAGGAAGCTAAAGAATTTGAGGAAATCTTGCAAAAGGAAAAGGAGAGACTGGAACGGAAATACTCTGGTCTTGCGTATGATCTGGAAAATGCTATGCCTATGATCAAACAGGAGTGGGAGACTGTAGATGAAGGATG GATGAAGTATTTGCATCACCAGAGAAGAAGACGATATGATGTCCCag GCATGCTTCCATTGTCAAAGGATGTAAAATATGAACTTGCTGATTCTACAGAGAAAACGTTTCCTTCTACTTTTGTTATATCAAAGTCGCCAGAAGATCTAGATGGTGAACCGAAG ACAACCAGCGTAATAAAGAAATTCTACAAAGATGGGAAAATTTTTCTGATCAAGTATTTTGATGGATCAGGTACTGTTTT ttatcctTCTGGGAATCCAGCCATCATAATAACCCCAGCAGAAGATCCTCACTTCATTTACATAATCCTAGAGGACAAGGTCAAGAAGCCCAGCATGATAGGCATTTTCACACCTAAAGGCTGCGCTACGTGCTACCATTCCAATGGATTGATGTG gttGAACATAACCTCTAGTGGAGGTTTCTGCTTCGACGAGAAGGGCGATTTGAGGAGGCGTTGGAACTGGTTGTATTTTGACCCACATGTGCACAACCTTCCATTCAAGCCCCTCATCTCCGCCATGGGGCCATGCATCTGTATCCACATACATTCGCAAGAGTGTGTGTATGTTAACTTCTCACACAAGGAAAGGCATGTGCGTTTCAACGTTGGCTCAGAGCTTAAG CTCACTTGCCCAGAAAGCCATGGTATACCAGGCCAAAGCATTTTGGAGGGAGACATCCAAATACAGAAGACAAAGATTTACTGTCTGCTTGACCAGATGCAAACCTGCATATCCCACCCGTTGGCAAAGATGCAGAACATAAAGCCACATTACCGTTTCATCGCCCGGCTGGAACAGCTTACCAAGAAAATGGAAGCAAGGAACTCACTCAAAAACACAGAGCCCAATTCAAATTAA
- the ednrbb gene encoding endothelin receptor type B isoform X1 codes for MLIIVFFSFFSPDLIKKSFRILLRKSETMKTVTLLLCFGNIFVALQAGDQHSDPFPVITPYETASPGLSALEKQQSNISVLPTQATGGKKAQPPMCLESPGIRGAFKYVNIMVSVVVFVVGIVGNSALLKVIYANKTMRSGPNIIIASLAIGDLIHIVIDIPINSYRLLAEDWPFGLIICKLVPFIQKTSVGITVLSLCALSVDRYRAVVSWNQIKGIWVSMRTMIEITLIWVFSILLAVPEIVGFDMITMDYKEKHLRICLLHPIQTTQFMQFYKSIKDWWLFGFYFCMPLTWTAIFYTLMTRKMLRKTENTLSDHIKQRQEVAKTVFCLVTVFALCWLPLYLSRILKWTIYDEKDPNRCQLLSAFLILDYFGINMASLNSCINPIALYIVSKRFKRCFKACLCSLCLPLQARASDEAQSVLKSRMQDQASEQSSNIKAHKEPPPVNTLLC; via the exons ATGctaattattgtgtttttctctttttttagcccagatttaataaaaaaatccttcaggATTTTATTAAGGAAATCAGAAACAATGAAGACCGTGACTCTCCTTCTGTGTTTTGGAAATATATTTGTAGCATTACAGGCCGGTGATCAGCATTCAGACCCATTCCCTGTAATCACGCCGTATGAAACAGCTTCTCCTGGTCTTTCGGCACTGGAAAAACAGCAATCCAACATCTCGGTTCTTCCAACCCAAGCAAcgggaggaaaaaaagcacagcCCCCCATGTGCTTAGAGTCTCCTGGAATCAGAGGCGCTTTCAAATATGTCAACATTATGGTCTCTGTGGTGGTGTTTGTTGTTGGAATAGTGGGGAATTCTGCTCTGTTGAAAGTCATATATGCAAACAAAACCATGAGAAGTGGACCTAACATTATCATTGCGAGCCTTGCTATAGGGGATCTGATCCACATTGTGATAGACATTCCAATCAACTCATACAGG CTCCTGGCAGAGGATTGGCCGTTCGGTTTAATAATATGCAAACTTGTCCCCTTCATCCAAAAAACTTCTGTTGGGATTACTGTGTTGAGCTTATGTGCCCTGAGTGTTGACAG ATACCGCGCTGTTGTATCCTGGAATCAAATCAAAGGCATCTGGGTTTCTATGCGGACAATGATTGAAATAACCCTGATATGGGTTTTTTCCATCCTGCTGGCTGTCCCTGAAATTGTCGGCTTTGATATGATAACAATGGACTATAAAGAGAAGCATCTGAGGATATGTCTGCTTCACCCCATCCAAACCACACAGTTCATGCAG TTCTATAAATCTATAAAGGACTGGTGGCTCTTTGGCTTTTACTTTTGCATGCCACTAACCTGGACTGCAATTTTCTACACGCTGATGACCAGAAAGATGCTAAGGAAGACAGAGAATACATTAAGTGACCACATTAAACAG AGACAAGAAGTTGCCAAAACTGTCTTCTGCCTGGTTACTGTGTTTGCGCTGTGCTGGTTACCCCTGTACCTCAGCAGAATCCTGAAATGGACCATATATGATGAGAAGGATCCTAATAGGTGCCAGCTACTTAG TGCCTTTCTCATCCTTGACTATTTCGGCATTAACATGGCTTCGCTGAACTCCTGCATCAACCCTATTGCATTGTACATCGTCAGCAAAAGATTCAAGAGATGTTTCAAG GCATGTCTGTGCAGTCTGTGTCTGCCTCTTCAAGCCCGTGCCAGCGATGAAGCACAGTCTGTTTTGAAGTCCAGAATGCAGGATCAAGCCTCAGAGCAAAGCAGCAACATCAAAGCTCACAAGGAACCTCCACCTGTTAACACCTTACTGTGTTAA
- the ednrbb gene encoding endothelin receptor type B isoform X2, with amino-acid sequence MCLESPGIRGAFKYVNIMVSVVVFVVGIVGNSALLKVIYANKTMRSGPNIIIASLAIGDLIHIVIDIPINSYRLLAEDWPFGLIICKLVPFIQKTSVGITVLSLCALSVDRYRAVVSWNQIKGIWVSMRTMIEITLIWVFSILLAVPEIVGFDMITMDYKEKHLRICLLHPIQTTQFMQFYKSIKDWWLFGFYFCMPLTWTAIFYTLMTRKMLRKTENTLSDHIKQRQEVAKTVFCLVTVFALCWLPLYLSRILKWTIYDEKDPNRCQLLSAFLILDYFGINMASLNSCINPIALYIVSKRFKRCFKACLCSLCLPLQARASDEAQSVLKSRMQDQASEQSSNIKAHKEPPPVNTLLC; translated from the exons ATGTGCTTAGAGTCTCCTGGAATCAGAGGCGCTTTCAAATATGTCAACATTATGGTCTCTGTGGTGGTGTTTGTTGTTGGAATAGTGGGGAATTCTGCTCTGTTGAAAGTCATATATGCAAACAAAACCATGAGAAGTGGACCTAACATTATCATTGCGAGCCTTGCTATAGGGGATCTGATCCACATTGTGATAGACATTCCAATCAACTCATACAGG CTCCTGGCAGAGGATTGGCCGTTCGGTTTAATAATATGCAAACTTGTCCCCTTCATCCAAAAAACTTCTGTTGGGATTACTGTGTTGAGCTTATGTGCCCTGAGTGTTGACAG ATACCGCGCTGTTGTATCCTGGAATCAAATCAAAGGCATCTGGGTTTCTATGCGGACAATGATTGAAATAACCCTGATATGGGTTTTTTCCATCCTGCTGGCTGTCCCTGAAATTGTCGGCTTTGATATGATAACAATGGACTATAAAGAGAAGCATCTGAGGATATGTCTGCTTCACCCCATCCAAACCACACAGTTCATGCAG TTCTATAAATCTATAAAGGACTGGTGGCTCTTTGGCTTTTACTTTTGCATGCCACTAACCTGGACTGCAATTTTCTACACGCTGATGACCAGAAAGATGCTAAGGAAGACAGAGAATACATTAAGTGACCACATTAAACAG AGACAAGAAGTTGCCAAAACTGTCTTCTGCCTGGTTACTGTGTTTGCGCTGTGCTGGTTACCCCTGTACCTCAGCAGAATCCTGAAATGGACCATATATGATGAGAAGGATCCTAATAGGTGCCAGCTACTTAG TGCCTTTCTCATCCTTGACTATTTCGGCATTAACATGGCTTCGCTGAACTCCTGCATCAACCCTATTGCATTGTACATCGTCAGCAAAAGATTCAAGAGATGTTTCAAG GCATGTCTGTGCAGTCTGTGTCTGCCTCTTCAAGCCCGTGCCAGCGATGAAGCACAGTCTGTTTTGAAGTCCAGAATGCAGGATCAAGCCTCAGAGCAAAGCAGCAACATCAAAGCTCACAAGGAACCTCCACCTGTTAACACCTTACTGTGTTAA
- the cnmd gene encoding leukocyte cell-derived chemotaxin 1: MEKVQNSAGGSCCAAGCGTSSTPPSAGVSHVLRFGVVALIAGAAFMFCTFVVSLYMWKASDKNVYSVRYSLNINGKVREGSMKIDSDNNLQRFQTGSEAGEAVEIHDFQIGITGIRFFGGNKCYIKSHIKANLSLLGAHNKDTLMFDLTDEIMPVRFDEEFLIWVAAKQPLKNTTFLSNRILDLCGELPIFWLQSIYPKDGERRKRGVRRAKRQLDMQDIKASIQERDPERRGEQEAVDEGQSAMGSGYNPENPYHRSGEAREETAMTFDSMLDHQGICCSECQRSYTHCQRVCEPLRGYWNWPYNYRGCQVACRVIMPCRWWVARILGVV; the protein is encoded by the exons ATGGAAAAAGTGCAGAATTCAGCTGGTGGATCCTGCTGTGCTGCG GGTTGCGGCACATCCAGCACACCACCTTCTGCTGGAGTCAGTCATGTGCTGAGATTTGGAGTTGTGGCCCTTATCGCAGGTGCAGCGTTCATGTTTTGCACGTTTGTGGTTTCCCTCTACATGTGGAAAGCCAGTGATAAAAAT GTTTATAGCGTTCGCTACAGCCTGAACATCAATGGGAAGGTGAGAGAGGGCTCCATGAAAATTGATTCTGACAACAATCTGCAGAGATTTCAAACTGGGAGTGAAGCTGGGGAGGCTGTGGAGATTCATGACTTTCAAATT GGAATAACTGGAATCCGCTTCTTCGGAGGAAACAAGTGCTATATAAAATCCCATATCAAAGCAAACCTCTCACTCCTGGGAGCACACAACAAAGACACGCTGATGTTTGACCTG ACAGATGAAATAATGCCTGTGAGGTTCGATGAGGAGTTCCTTATATGGGTTGCAGCAAAGCAGCCGCTGAAGAACACCACATTTTTGAGCAACAGAATTCTGGATCTTTGTGGGGAACTTCCCATCTTTTGGCTTCAATCCATTTATCCCAAAG ATGGGGAGAGGAGAAAGAGAGGCGTGCGACGAGCCAAACGGCAGTTAGACATGCAGGACATCAAGGCGTCCATTCAGGAGAGGGACCCAGAGAGGCGGGGTGAGCAGGAAGCTGTGGATGAAGGACAGTCAGCTATGGGGTCAGGGTACAATCCTGAAAACCCCTACCAT CGCAGCGGAGAAGCCAGAGAGGAGACCGCCATGACCTTTGATAGCATGCTGGACCACCAGGGAATCTGCTGTTCAGAATGCCAGCGCAGCTACACTCACTGTCAGCGAGTGTGCGAGCCTCTGCGTGGCTACTGGAATTGGCCCTATAACTACAGAGGGTGCCAGGTGGCCTGTCGAGTGATCATGCCTTGTCGCTGGTGGGTGGCACGGATTTTGGGTGTTGTGTAG